A single genomic interval of Romboutsia ilealis harbors:
- the uxuA gene encoding mannonate dehydratase, producing MEMTFRWYGQDDPVKIEYIRQIPGMKGIVTAIYDIPVGEVWPLEKIMELKESVEKHGLELSVIESVPVHEDIKLGLPTRDKYIANYCETIRNLSKAGIKTICYNFMPVFDWTRSDLEYELEDGSTCLIYDEATVAKMDPALGELELPGWDTSYGEGGLGALLDQYKDIDEEKLWANLEYFIKGIMPTAEEEEVKMAIHPDDPPWGIFGLPRIITNFENLDRFLNLYDSHYNGVTLCTGSLGCTKTNDVVKMIKHFGGERNRIHFAHLRNVLITGDSSFNEVAHLSEAGSLDFHAIVKAYLDYNFDGPYRPDHGRMIWGETGRPGYGLYDRALGAVYVNGLKEAILKENSLKSECEESLLEGASVQG from the coding sequence ATGGAAATGACATTTAGATGGTATGGACAAGATGACCCTGTTAAAATAGAGTACATACGTCAAATACCAGGAATGAAGGGGATAGTAACGGCTATCTATGATATACCAGTAGGAGAAGTTTGGCCATTAGAAAAAATAATGGAATTAAAAGAATCTGTAGAAAAACATGGATTAGAGTTATCTGTAATAGAAAGTGTACCAGTACACGAAGATATAAAATTAGGATTACCAACTAGAGATAAGTACATAGCAAACTACTGTGAAACTATAAGAAACTTAAGTAAAGCAGGAATAAAAACTATATGCTACAACTTCATGCCAGTATTTGACTGGACAAGATCTGATCTTGAATATGAATTAGAAGATGGATCAACTTGTTTAATATATGATGAAGCTACTGTTGCTAAAATGGATCCAGCTTTAGGTGAATTAGAGTTACCAGGATGGGATACTTCATATGGTGAAGGTGGATTAGGAGCTTTACTAGATCAATATAAAGATATAGATGAAGAAAAATTATGGGCTAACTTAGAATACTTTATAAAAGGTATAATGCCAACTGCTGAAGAGGAAGAAGTTAAAATGGCTATACATCCGGATGATCCACCATGGGGAATATTTGGATTACCAAGAATAATAACTAACTTTGAAAACTTAGATAGATTCTTAAACTTATACGATAGTCACTACAATGGAGTAACTTTATGTACAGGTTCTTTAGGATGTACTAAGACTAATGATGTAGTTAAAATGATAAAACACTTCGGTGGTGAAAGAAATAGAATACACTTTGCTCACTTAAGAAACGTATTAATAACAGGAGATAGTAGTTTCAACGAAGTAGCTCACTTATCTGAAGCAGGATCATTAGATTTCCATGCTATAGTAAAAGCTTACTTAGACTATAACTTCGATGGACCATACAGACCAGACCACGGTAGAATGATATGGGGAGAAACTGGTAGACCAGGGTATGGATTATATGATAGAGCATTAGGTGCTGTATATGTAAATGGATTAAAAGAAGCTATATTAAAAGAAAATTCATTAAAAAGCGAATGTGAAGAAAGTTTACTTGAAGGAGCTTCAGTTCAAGGTTAA
- a CDS encoding sugar kinase, whose amino-acid sequence MQKLEVNNGSKVLGFGEIMLRLTPTNFQRVIQAESFEATYAGGEANVICSLSMFGHDTKMITKLPENVLGDKVIRAMNSFGVDTKDMVRGKGRLGIYFLEQGHGVRNSDVTYDREYSAISMATKEDFDLDKILDNVKLIHISGVTPALSKNLYDISIDFIKAAKERGILVSYDSNYRSKLWSLEEARSFMLEVLPYVDIAFLGILDFINILEYKPQEEKNYEAKLADFYKELFEKYPNIKYAASTKRIVNSVNNNSLQGFLFNNEILHTSRIHTFDILDRVGGGDSFTAGILHGILNNMESSQTVEFATCASALKHSIRGDINMVDLKQVETLMNCGIENINR is encoded by the coding sequence TTGCAAAAATTAGAGGTTAATAATGGAAGTAAGGTATTAGGCTTTGGAGAAATTATGTTAAGACTTACTCCTACTAATTTCCAAAGAGTAATACAAGCCGAATCTTTTGAGGCAACATATGCTGGAGGAGAAGCCAATGTTATTTGTAGTTTAAGTATGTTCGGACATGATACAAAAATGATTACTAAATTACCGGAAAATGTATTAGGGGATAAGGTAATAAGAGCTATGAATTCCTTTGGAGTCGACACAAAAGATATGGTTAGAGGAAAAGGAAGATTAGGAATATACTTCTTAGAACAAGGACATGGTGTTAGAAATTCAGATGTAACATATGATAGAGAATATTCAGCGATATCAATGGCTACTAAAGAAGATTTTGACTTAGATAAAATATTAGATAATGTTAAATTAATACATATATCTGGTGTAACACCAGCATTAAGTAAAAATTTATATGATATTTCTATAGATTTTATAAAAGCAGCTAAAGAAAGAGGAATACTAGTATCTTATGATTCAAATTATAGATCAAAATTATGGTCTTTAGAAGAAGCTAGAAGTTTTATGTTAGAAGTACTTCCTTATGTGGATATAGCTTTCTTAGGTATATTAGATTTTATAAATATTTTAGAGTATAAGCCACAAGAAGAAAAAAATTATGAGGCTAAATTAGCTGATTTTTATAAAGAATTATTTGAAAAATATCCAAATATAAAATATGCTGCTTCTACTAAAAGAATTGTGAACTCAGTAAATAACAATTCTTTACAGGGGTTCTTATTTAATAATGAAATATTACATACATCTAGAATTCATACTTTTGACATACTAGATAGAGTAGGTGGAGGAGATTCATTTACAGCTGGAATATTACACGGGATATTAAATAATATGGAAAGTAGTCAAACAGTTGAGTTTGCTACATGCGCAAGTGCACTAAAGCACAGTATTAGAGGAGATATAAACATGGTTGATTTAAAACAAGTTGAAACTCTTATGAACTGTGGCATAGAAAATATAAATAGATAA
- a CDS encoding bifunctional 4-hydroxy-2-oxoglutarate aldolase/2-dehydro-3-deoxy-phosphogluconate aldolase, whose product MLNKIKNEGVVAVIRAKDHEEALGYINACLNGGVKAIELTYTIPNVVELIKHVSENYKDALVGVGSVLNGKMAKDAIEAGAAYVVSPGFSDEVNTVCQEMNTLYLPGCMTVTEVMNALEKGNKMVKLFPGEVFGPKYVKAVKAPIPHVEIMPTGGVSIDNVEEWFKMGVSCVGVGSSLLGAGSLEDIENLAKEFKNKIAKIRG is encoded by the coding sequence ATGCTAAATAAAATAAAAAATGAAGGTGTAGTAGCAGTAATTAGAGCTAAAGACCATGAAGAAGCTTTAGGATATATAAATGCTTGTTTAAATGGTGGAGTAAAAGCAATCGAACTTACATATACAATACCAAATGTAGTAGAACTTATAAAGCATGTTAGTGAAAATTATAAGGATGCATTAGTAGGTGTAGGAAGTGTATTAAATGGAAAGATGGCTAAAGATGCAATAGAAGCAGGTGCTGCTTATGTTGTAAGTCCAGGTTTTTCAGATGAAGTAAATACTGTATGTCAAGAAATGAATACATTATATTTACCAGGATGTATGACAGTAACTGAAGTTATGAATGCGTTAGAAAAAGGAAACAAAATGGTTAAATTATTCCCAGGTGAAGTATTTGGACCTAAGTACGTTAAAGCAGTAAAAGCACCAATACCTCACGTTGAAATCATGCCAACAGGTGGTGTTTCTATAGACAATGTAGAAGAATGGTTTAAGATGGGAGTATCTTGCGTAGGAGTAGGAAGCTCACTTTTAGGTGCTGGAAGTTTAGAGGATATAGAAAACTTAGCAAAGGAATTTAAAAATAAAATTGCAAAAATTAGAGGTTAA
- a CDS encoding SDR family oxidoreductase, which yields MKLPFNVDLKNKVAVVTGGSGILCGAMAEALAACGAKVAILALGQEGCDAKAEQIKAAGGTAIGINTNVLDKESIKRAHEIILKEFGPCDILINGAGGNHPKGTTTNEYFLPEDLNNEELITFFDLDQEGVNFVFNLNFLGTLLPSQEFAKDMINKEGATIINISSMNAYTPLTKIPAYSGAKAAVTNFTQWLAVHMSKVGIRVNAMAPGFFITAQNEKLLFNEDGSPTPRSEKILNSTPMGRFGEAEELIGTLLYLVSNEASGFVNGVCIPIDGAFSAYSGV from the coding sequence ATGAAATTACCATTTAATGTTGATTTAAAAAATAAAGTTGCAGTAGTAACAGGTGGATCTGGAATACTATGTGGAGCTATGGCAGAAGCATTAGCTGCATGTGGTGCAAAAGTTGCAATACTTGCATTAGGACAAGAAGGTTGTGACGCTAAAGCAGAGCAAATAAAAGCTGCTGGAGGAACTGCAATCGGAATAAATACTAACGTTTTAGATAAAGAGAGCATAAAAAGAGCTCATGAAATAATATTAAAAGAATTTGGTCCATGTGACATATTAATAAATGGAGCTGGTGGAAACCATCCAAAGGGAACAACAACTAACGAATATTTCTTACCAGAAGATTTAAACAATGAAGAACTAATAACATTCTTTGACTTAGATCAAGAAGGTGTAAACTTCGTATTCAATTTAAATTTCTTAGGAACATTACTTCCATCACAAGAATTTGCTAAAGATATGATAAATAAAGAAGGTGCAACAATAATAAACATATCTTCAATGAATGCTTATACACCACTTACAAAAATACCTGCATACTCAGGAGCAAAAGCTGCAGTAACTAACTTTACTCAATGGTTAGCTGTTCATATGTCAAAAGTAGGTATAAGAGTGAATGCTATGGCACCAGGATTCTTCATAACAGCTCAAAATGAGAAGTTATTATTCAATGAAGATGGAAGTCCAACTCCAAGAAGTGAAAAAATATTAAATAGCACTCCAATGGGAAGATTCGGAGAAGCTGAAGAGTTAATAGGAACATTATTATACTTAGTAAGTAATGAGGCTTCAGGATTTGTAAATGGTGTTTGCATACCTATTGATGGAGCATTCTCAGCATATTCAGGAGTTTAA
- a CDS encoding MFS transporter: MDIANKEVLESSKVKPFGMQDKVGYMLGDFGNSLLFNFIGSYLLVFYTDAFGISAAAVGTLMAVSRVWDAINDPMMGVIVDKRKRTKDGKFRPYLKYMGIPLGIFTILTFLVIPNMPENMKLPYAYITYIGFGMAYTSINIPYGSLASVLTNDPVERTSLSTFRNLAVAFSQIILMVLTPKLVFDASGAVSVKGFVIVSVLYAIIANIAYRCCYSMTTERVIVEVKEDAPKVSLGETLKTLCKNRALIGLILSSLGTLTAMFIPNALNAYLFKDYFGTPGLLSIAGLVGMIGTFIVLPFTTKLVAKFGKKNVATYSSIICIISYTILVFFPSKNPWIYIGLNLISGIGVAFYNMLIWALVGDVMDYQEYLSGQREDGTVYAAYSLSRKLVQAIVGSIGGFALAAIGYQSGAATQAPEVAENIRTIITVVPLIGFVFGAVCLKFVYNLSNKTLNEVNEELERRRAQ; the protein is encoded by the coding sequence ATGGACATAGCAAACAAAGAAGTTTTAGAATCAAGTAAAGTAAAACCTTTTGGAATGCAGGACAAAGTTGGATACATGTTAGGGGATTTTGGTAACAGTTTATTATTCAACTTCATAGGAAGTTACTTATTAGTATTTTACACGGATGCATTTGGAATAAGTGCAGCTGCAGTTGGTACTCTTATGGCAGTATCAAGAGTATGGGATGCTATAAATGACCCGATGATGGGAGTTATAGTAGATAAAAGAAAAAGAACAAAAGATGGTAAGTTTAGACCTTACTTGAAGTATATGGGTATACCATTAGGAATATTTACAATATTAACATTCTTAGTAATACCTAATATGCCAGAAAATATGAAACTACCTTATGCATATATAACGTACATAGGATTTGGTATGGCATATACTTCTATAAATATCCCTTACGGATCATTAGCATCGGTTTTAACTAATGACCCTGTTGAAAGAACAAGTTTATCTACTTTTAGAAACTTAGCGGTAGCATTTTCACAAATAATTCTTATGGTTTTAACACCTAAGTTAGTATTTGATGCTTCAGGTGCTGTTTCAGTAAAAGGATTCGTTATAGTATCAGTATTGTATGCAATAATAGCTAATATAGCTTATAGATGTTGTTACTCAATGACAACTGAAAGAGTTATTGTTGAAGTTAAAGAAGATGCTCCAAAAGTAAGTTTAGGGGAAACTTTAAAAACTTTATGTAAAAATAGAGCTTTAATAGGGTTAATATTAAGCTCATTAGGTACTTTAACAGCAATGTTTATACCAAATGCTTTAAATGCTTATTTGTTTAAAGATTATTTTGGAACTCCAGGACTATTAAGTATAGCTGGATTAGTTGGTATGATTGGTACATTTATAGTATTGCCTTTTACGACTAAATTAGTTGCTAAATTTGGTAAGAAAAATGTTGCTACTTATAGTAGTATAATATGTATAATTTCTTATACTATATTAGTATTCTTCCCAAGTAAAAATCCATGGATATATATAGGATTAAATTTAATATCTGGAATAGGTGTAGCATTCTACAACATGCTAATATGGGCATTAGTTGGTGATGTTATGGATTACCAAGAATATTTAAGTGGACAAAGAGAAGATGGTACAGTTTATGCTGCTTATTCATTATCTAGAAAGTTAGTTCAAGCTATAGTAGGAAGTATAGGTGGATTTGCGCTTGCTGCAATAGGATACCAATCAGGTGCAGCTACTCAAGCTCCTGAAGTTGCAGAAAACATAAGAACTATAATAACTGTAGTACCTTTAATAGGATTTGTATTTGGTGCTGTATGTCTTAAGTTCGTATACAATTTAAGCAATAAAACATTAAATGAAGTAAATGAAGAATTAGAGAGAAGAAGAGCTCAATAA
- a CDS encoding GntR family transcriptional regulator, which translates to MIFYEKKQKETGKEYAYRVLKGNIMSLELKPGELLSESDLSEKLNISRTPIREIIMILKGEHLIEVKPQAGTYVSLIDRELIDEAIFMRKLLEKGVLEEACIEFSEEMFMELEKNLFAQKLVLNKDCQENEFHNLDKEFHRLIFIGCNKINIWESIMKISTHYNRMRLLSERKIDKALIVKQHEEMLSIIKNKELNKIDEYIEKHIVGPSKEWNKLINDNEEIRRYLK; encoded by the coding sequence ATGATATTTTACGAGAAGAAACAAAAAGAAACAGGAAAGGAATATGCATATAGAGTATTAAAAGGCAATATAATGTCTTTAGAATTAAAACCAGGGGAATTACTAAGTGAATCGGATTTATCAGAAAAACTAAATATATCCCGAACACCTATAAGGGAAATAATAATGATATTAAAGGGTGAACATTTAATTGAGGTTAAACCACAAGCAGGTACATATGTATCATTGATAGATAGAGAGCTTATAGATGAAGCTATATTTATGAGGAAACTATTAGAAAAGGGAGTTTTAGAGGAAGCCTGTATTGAATTTTCTGAAGAGATGTTTATGGAGTTAGAAAAAAACTTATTTGCACAAAAATTAGTTTTAAATAAAGATTGTCAAGAAAATGAGTTTCATAATTTAGATAAAGAATTTCATAGATTAATATTTATAGGATGTAACAAAATTAATATTTGGGAAAGTATCATGAAAATAAGTACTCACTATAATAGAATGAGATTATTATCTGAAAGGAAAATAGATAAAGCACTAATAGTAAAGCAGCATGAAGAAATGTTATCTATAATTAAAAATAAAGAGTTAAATAAAATTGATGAATATATAGAAAAGCATATAGTTGGACCTTCTAAGGAATGGAATAAACTAATAAATGACAATGAAGAAATAAGACGGTATTTAAAATAA
- a CDS encoding IS30 family transposase produces MSFNHININQLTNLEANYYLGVNARACAQRMKIGKDKVYRYYKLFMQGLTVQEIYNQYLINKSRCGKKPIVLSKEKLNDINNKLENDWSLDAIAGRDKIDGKDEKISTKTLYKLAKQGVIDINKLRRKGKNNPKGHNEIRCKINTCKTIHGIDEKYPNAKTSIEYGHFEGDTIVGKARKLAIVTLVEKYSKYIVLLKASRKSDDVKEAICKWLSSLHNSCISTITFDIGKEFSKWSDIEKDSSVNIEIYFGDSGSPGQRCLNENSNGIVRKDLPKSTDLSVYSQEELNMIAYKWNSIPKKSLNYKTPNEVIKEATEFESLLPVA; encoded by the coding sequence ATGTCTTTTAATCATATTAACATAAATCAGCTAACAAATCTAGAAGCAAATTACTATTTAGGTGTGAATGCAAGAGCTTGCGCTCAAAGAATGAAAATTGGAAAAGATAAAGTTTACAGGTATTACAAGTTATTTATGCAAGGACTTACTGTTCAAGAAATATATAATCAATACCTAATAAATAAATCTAGATGTGGAAAAAAGCCCATTGTATTAAGCAAAGAAAAATTAAATGATATCAATAATAAGCTAGAAAATGATTGGTCTTTAGATGCTATCGCAGGAAGAGATAAAATAGATGGAAAAGATGAAAAAATATCAACAAAAACATTATATAAATTAGCAAAACAAGGTGTAATAGATATAAATAAGTTGAGACGTAAGGGTAAAAATAACCCGAAGGGTCATAACGAAATAAGATGTAAAATTAATACATGTAAAACAATTCATGGAATAGATGAAAAGTATCCTAATGCTAAAACTAGTATAGAATATGGCCATTTTGAGGGAGATACTATTGTAGGAAAAGCTAGAAAATTAGCTATAGTTACTTTAGTAGAAAAGTATTCAAAATATATTGTATTACTTAAAGCAAGTAGAAAGAGTGATGATGTTAAAGAAGCAATTTGCAAATGGCTATCATCTTTACATAATTCATGTATATCTACTATTACATTTGATATAGGTAAAGAGTTTTCAAAATGGTCAGACATAGAAAAAGATAGTTCAGTTAATATTGAAATTTACTTTGGAGACTCTGGATCACCAGGTCAAAGATGTCTAAATGAGAATTCAAATGGAATAGTTAGAAAGGATTTACCTAAGTCTACAGATTTATCTGTATATTCTCAAGAAGAATTAAATATGATTGCCTATAAATGGAATTCTATACCTAAAAAATCACTAAACTATAAAACACCAAATGAGGTTATAAAAGAAGCAACTGAATTTGAAAGCTTACTTCCAGTTGCTTAA
- a CDS encoding precorrin-2 dehydrogenase/sirohydrochlorin ferrochelatase family protein: MLYPINLEIKDMKITIIGGGDVAYRKCKNFLEFGKSIRVVSPEFIDNFELIKNDVELVYDVYKEEYIKDSFIVVAATNNKEINKNIGIYCRSFGKLVNVVDDIELSNYTVPSYVKRGDLLISISTGGKSPSLSSKIKKELEEKYDDSYEEYINILGEIRQKVIKNYKNIYERKKVLNRLVNLTLEELKILQNEF, from the coding sequence ATGTTATATCCGATTAACTTAGAAATAAAAGATATGAAAATAACTATAATTGGTGGAGGAGATGTAGCTTATAGAAAATGTAAAAATTTTTTAGAATTTGGAAAAAGTATTAGAGTTGTTTCTCCAGAATTTATTGATAATTTTGAGCTAATTAAAAATGATGTTGAGTTAGTTTATGATGTATATAAAGAAGAATATATAAAAGATAGTTTTATAGTAGTAGCAGCAACGAATAATAAAGAAATAAATAAAAATATAGGTATATATTGTAGGAGTTTTGGCAAACTAGTTAACGTGGTAGATGATATAGAACTATCAAATTATACAGTACCTTCTTATGTAAAAAGAGGAGATTTACTCATTAGTATATCTACAGGAGGAAAAAGTCCTTCATTGTCATCAAAGATAAAAAAAGAATTAGAAGAAAAATATGATGATAGTTATGAGGAATACATAAATATATTAGGAGAAATCAGACAAAAAGTTATAAAAAATTACAAAAATATTTATGAAAGAAAAAAAGTACTCAACAGATTGGTAAATCTAACTTTAGAAGAACTTAAAATTTTGCAAAATGAATTTTAA
- the hemB gene encoding porphobilinogen synthase, whose product MLRRPRRLRVNSATRNLVRETKLNIEDLIYPLFIVEGENIKREISSLPDVYHFSLDMLEEEIKEIKDLGIEHIILFGIPYDHEKDACGSEAYNENGIIQRAVKKIKEIDPDMNVVTDVCMCEYTSHGHCGILTEGGYVDNDKTLECLAQIAVSHVKAGADMVAPSDMMDGRVKVIREALDKAGFVHIPIMSYSVKYASTFYGPFREAANSAPSFGDRKAYQMDPANTNEALIEAELDVLEGADILMVKPALSYLDVIRRVKDNYNLPLAAYNVSGEYAMLKSAVKNGILSEGAIYESILSIKRAGADIIITYFAKDLAKMIRDKK is encoded by the coding sequence ATGTTAAGAAGACCTAGAAGATTAAGAGTAAATAGTGCTACTAGAAATTTAGTTAGAGAAACTAAATTAAATATTGAAGATTTAATTTATCCTTTATTTATAGTAGAAGGTGAAAACATAAAACGAGAAATATCATCTTTACCAGATGTATATCACTTCTCACTAGATATGTTAGAGGAAGAGATAAAAGAAATAAAGGATTTAGGAATAGAACATATTATACTGTTTGGGATACCATATGACCATGAGAAGGATGCTTGTGGTAGTGAAGCATATAATGAGAATGGAATAATTCAAAGGGCTGTTAAAAAAATAAAAGAAATAGACCCAGATATGAATGTAGTTACGGATGTGTGTATGTGTGAATATACTAGTCATGGACATTGTGGGATACTAACTGAAGGTGGGTATGTAGATAATGATAAAACACTAGAGTGTTTAGCACAAATAGCTGTAAGTCATGTAAAAGCAGGTGCAGATATGGTTGCACCTTCAGATATGATGGACGGAAGGGTAAAGGTTATAAGAGAAGCTTTAGATAAAGCTGGATTTGTACATATACCGATAATGTCTTATAGTGTGAAATATGCATCTACATTCTATGGACCATTTAGAGAAGCTGCAAATTCAGCACCATCATTTGGAGATAGAAAAGCATATCAAATGGATCCGGCAAACACTAATGAAGCATTAATAGAAGCAGAACTTGATGTATTAGAAGGTGCAGATATATTAATGGTTAAGCCTGCATTATCATATTTAGATGTAATAAGAAGGGTAAAAGATAATTATAATTTACCTTTAGCTGCTTATAATGTTAGTGGTGAATATGCTATGCTTAAGTCAGCAGTTAAGAATGGCATATTAAGTGAAGGCGCTATATATGAATCTATTTTATCTATAAAAAGAGCAGGAGCAGATATAATAATAACTTATTTTGCTAAGGACTTAGCAAAAATGATAAGAGATAAAAAATAG
- the cobA gene encoding uroporphyrinogen-III C-methyltransferase: MKGKVYLVGAGPGDYKLLTLKGLECIKKADVIVYDRLANKNYLKEAKENCEFIYVGKASSNHTLPQEDINRVIADKAKEGKIVTRLKGGDPYVFGRGGEEGELLKEEGIEFEVVPGITSAIGGLCYAGIPITHRDYASSFHVITGHLRDDDKENPEINWNALANMNGTLVFLMGVANLQKISSNLIKEGKSKDTPVALISWATRSNQRVITSTLENVYETAVRENVKPPTLIAVGDVVELRDKLNFFESKPLFGKNVIVTRSRTQSSSLVSKISDLGGNPIEVPTIKIEKIENNIALENEIKNIKDYTYLILTSKNAVDIFFDKLDEMDLDSRVLANLKVCAIGSATAKEIKNRGIKADIIPEKFVAEYLFEELKDILKDSDKVLIPRAKNARDFLVNKINEICAVKEVHIYETVLDDSKKDEVLDILNSGEVDYITFASSSTVTNFVDIIGKENIDKLNELKVISIGPITTQTAKSLNINVYNEAEVSTIDGIINSIMNDK; this comes from the coding sequence ATGAAGGGTAAAGTTTACTTAGTAGGGGCAGGACCAGGAGATTATAAATTATTAACTTTAAAAGGACTAGAGTGCATAAAAAAAGCAGACGTTATAGTTTATGATAGATTAGCAAATAAAAACTATCTAAAAGAAGCTAAGGAAAACTGTGAGTTTATATATGTAGGTAAAGCATCAAGTAACCACACTCTTCCTCAAGAAGATATAAATAGAGTTATAGCTGATAAGGCTAAAGAAGGTAAAATAGTAACAAGACTTAAGGGAGGAGATCCTTATGTATTTGGCAGAGGTGGAGAAGAAGGAGAACTTTTAAAAGAAGAAGGTATAGAGTTTGAAGTTGTACCAGGCATAACTTCAGCAATAGGTGGATTATGTTATGCAGGTATACCTATAACTCATAGAGATTATGCATCTTCTTTCCATGTTATAACAGGTCATTTAAGAGATGATGACAAAGAAAATCCAGAAATAAACTGGAATGCATTAGCTAATATGAATGGTACATTAGTATTCTTAATGGGGGTAGCTAACCTTCAAAAAATTAGTTCTAATTTAATAAAAGAAGGAAAATCAAAAGATACACCAGTTGCACTTATAAGTTGGGCAACAAGATCTAATCAAAGAGTTATAACTTCTACATTAGAAAATGTATACGAAACTGCAGTAAGGGAGAATGTGAAGCCACCAACTCTTATAGCTGTCGGAGATGTAGTTGAATTAAGAGATAAATTAAACTTCTTTGAAAGTAAGCCTCTATTTGGGAAAAATGTAATAGTAACAAGATCGAGAACTCAAAGCAGTTCTTTAGTATCAAAAATATCTGATTTAGGTGGAAATCCGATAGAAGTACCGACTATAAAGATAGAAAAAATAGAAAATAATATAGCTTTAGAAAATGAAATAAAAAATATAAAAGACTATACATACTTAATATTAACAAGTAAAAATGCTGTTGATATATTCTTTGATAAGCTAGATGAGATGGACCTTGATAGTAGAGTGTTAGCAAATTTAAAAGTTTGTGCTATAGGATCCGCTACTGCTAAAGAAATAAAAAATAGAGGAATAAAGGCAGATATCATTCCAGAAAAATTCGTTGCAGAATATCTATTTGAAGAATTAAAGGATATATTAAAAGATTCTGATAAAGTTTTAATACCTAGAGCAAAAAATGCTAGAGACTTTTTAGTTAATAAAATTAATGAAATATGTGCGGTTAAAGAAGTTCACATATATGAAACAGTACTAGATGATAGTAAAAAAGATGAAGTATTAGATATATTAAATTCAGGAGAAGTAGATTACATTACATTTGCAAGTTCATCTACGGTTACAAATTTTGTAGATATAATAGGGAAAGAAAATATAGATAAGCTAAATGAATTAAAAGTTATATCTATAGGACCTATAACTACACAAACTGCTAAAAGTTTAAATATAAATGTTTATAATGAAGCTGAAGTTTCAACTATAGATGGAATTATTAATTCTATAATGAATGATAAATAG